From a single Salmo salar chromosome ssa22, Ssal_v3.1, whole genome shotgun sequence genomic region:
- the il19l gene encoding interleukin 19 like yields MKLLLSPTLPRLLFLLACLSGCGLGHGTHLGTCSVTVHTHELRKHYTEIRSSVIAADSQMGVRLLRGDMMSNIQEGEHCCFLRLLLRFYVERVFVSHGLSQPLHRRSTSALANSFLTINKDLRHCHCHCGEDTRRKMDSLQAQFDKLEIYQAAVKAIGELDSLLDWLEELKHNSHTTHTDR; encoded by the exons ATGAAGCTGCTGTTAAGCCCCACCCTCCCCAGGCTCCTCTTCCTGTTAGCGTGTCTCAGTGGGTGTGGCTTGGGACATGGCACACACCTGGGAACCTGCTCTGTCACCGTACACACTCACGAACTACGCAAGCACTACACAGAGATACGGAGCTCTGTG ATAGCAGCAGACAGTCAGATGGGAGTGAGACTGCTGAGGGGAGACATGATGAGTAACATACAG GAGGGGGAGCACTGTTGTTTCCTGCGTCTATTGCTGCGTTTTTATGTGGAGAGAGTGTTTGTTAGCCACGGCTTGTCTCAGCCACTGCACCGACGCTCAACCAGCGCTCTCGCTAATAGTTTCCTCACAATCAACAAGGACCTGAGGCACTGT CACTGCCACTGCGGAGAAGACACCAGGAGAAAAATGGACTCCCTACAGGCCCAGTTTGACAAG CTGGAGATCTACCAGGCAGCAGTAAAGGCTATAGGAGAGCTGGACTCTCTACTGGACTGGCTGGAAGAACTCAAGCACAActcacacacaactcacacagaCAGATAA
- the LOC106583518 gene encoding zinc finger protein 184: protein MSKLHLLNVFLTERLTAAAVEIFVVVEKTVSEYQEEISRSKEEIDRLRMLLDVVIQPKIHLHKADPQQLILPVPEEEEQQHCEQEWWCTSLGQEDPEPTQIKEEQEEFGTGQEEEQLQGLESDIKEFINNPSFVKSDCDQDPPQLSHLYQTQTAENRERDHMRTHTGEKQYQCSECGKCFSQKICLEEHMVTHKREKPHQCEDCGKFFSLKHNLTVHMRIHTGEKPYQCKECGKCFGYTKSLAKHMRSHTGERPYQCCYCGKCFTQKFSLKEHISIHTGEKPYKCPMCVKCFRAARFLKQHQQIHREQPRC, encoded by the exons ATGTCCAAACTTCATCTGCTGAATGTGTTTCTTACCGAGCGATTGACAGCGGCGGCTGTTGAGATATTTGTGGTCGTAGAAAAAACGGTATCAGAGTACCAGGAAGAAATCTCCCGTTCAAAGGAGGAGATCGATCGTCTACGGATGCTGCTGGATGTCGTTATCCAACCAAAGATACATTTGCATAAAGCAG ATCCCCAGCAGCTAATACTCCCTGTCCCTGAAGAGGAGGAGCAGCAGCACTGTGAGCAGGAGTGGTGGTGCACCAGTCTGGGGCAGGAGGACCCAGAGCCCACTCAGattaaagaggaacaggaggagtttGGGACAggtcaggaggaagagcagcttcagGGGCTGGAGTCTGATATCAAAGAGTTCATAAACAATCCTTCCTTTGTGAAAAGTGACTGTGATCAGGACCCACCTCAGCTCTCACATCTTTACCAAACCCAAACGgcggagaacagagagagggatcatATGAGGACACACACTGGAGAAAAACAATATCAGTGTAGTGAATGTGGCAAATGCTTCAGCCAGAAGATATGCCTGGAAGAACATATGGTGACTCACAAAAGAGAGAAACCACATCAATGTGAAGACTGTGGTAAATTTTTTAGCCTCAAGCATAACTTAACAGTCCATATGAGGATACACACGGGAGAGAAACCATATCAgtgcaaagaatgtggcaaatGCTTTGGTTACACCAAATCCCTGGCAAAGCATATGAGGAGTCATACAGGAGAGAGACCATatcagtgttgttattgtggcaAATGCTTCACTCAGAAGTTTAGCCTGAAAGAACATATTAGTATTCACACAGGTGAGAAACCATATAAGTGCCCCATGTGTGTAAAATGCTTCAGGGCAGCACGATTTCTAAAACAGCACCAACAGATTCACAGAGAACAACCACGTTGCTGA
- the LOC106583520 gene encoding prolargin codes for MKAGVGLYSALVLCLLMGAVFSQRPRPKKPPKPPKATKRPSFKPSLHPDELEPQEPTDFPPPILGPPSIFPDCPRECFCPPSFPNALYCENRNLRTVPVIPSRVHYLYLQNNYISVVTAEPFNNATELRWVNMANNRIKKVEKQVFEKVPGLLFLYMERNQLKEVPDDLPAGLEQLILSHNQISKIPSGAFGKMEHLALLDLHHNKLSDSDVGKNTFKDMKNLVQLNLAHNILKKMPANIPNGITQLFLDRNNIEDIPKDYFQGFSNLAFVRLNFNQLSDKGVPKAVFNVSTLLDLHLAHNQLTSVPLFNPQLEQLHLNHNSIESINGTQLCPFSLSSESLTDEALMPRLRYLRLDGNHLSPPVPLDVIMCFRHLKSIVI; via the exons ATGAAGGCAGGTGTGGGACTCTACTCTGCCCTGGTGCTCTGTCTCCTGATGGGGGCAGTGTTCTCCCAGAGACCGAGACCTAAAAAACCTCCTAAGCCTCCTAAGGCCACCAAGCGGCCTTCTTTCAAGCCTAGCCTGCACCCTGATGAACTGGAACCCCAGGAGCCCACAGACTTCCCCCCTCCCATCCTTGGCCCCCCCTCCATATTCCCTGACTGTCCCCGCGAGTGTTTCTGCCCCCCCTCCTTCCCCAACGCCCTCTATTGTGAGAACCGGAACCTCCGTACGGTCCCTGTGATCCCGTCGAGAGTCCACTACCTTTACCTGCAGAACAACTACATCTCTGTGGTAACAGCGGAACCCTTCAACAACGCCACAGAGCTGCGATGGGTTAACATGGCCAACAATCGCATAAAAAAAGTAGAAAAGCAG gTGTTTGAGAAGGTACCTGGTCTGTTGTTTCTCTACATGGAGAGGAACCAGCTGAAGGAGGTTCCTGATGACCTGCCAGCTGGGTTGGAGCAGCTCATTCTCAGCCACAACCAGATCTCCAAGATCCCCTCTGGAGCCTTTGGCAAGATGGAGCACCTCGCTCTGCTCGACCTGCACCACAACaag TTGAGTGACAGTGACGTGGGGAAGAACACTTTTAAAGACATGAAGAACCTGGTTCAGCTGAACTTGGCCCACAACATCCTGAAGAAGATGCCAGCTAACATCCCCAACGGCATCACACAACTATTCCTGGACAGGAACAACATCGAGGACATCCCTAA AGACTACTTCCAAGGCTTCTCCAACCTGGCGTTTGTGAGGCTCAACTTCAACCAGCTAAGTGATAAGGGAGTACCTAAGGCTGTGTTCAACGTTTCCACCCTGCTAGACCTTCACCTGGCCCACAACCAGCTCACCTCCGTCCCCCTGTTCAACCCCCAGCTGGAGCAACTGCACCTCAACCACAACAGCATTGAGA GTATTAACGGGACCCAGCTTTGTCCATTTAGTCTGTCCTCTGAAAGTCTGACTGATGAGGCTCTGATGCCCAGACTCAG GTACCTACGTCTGGATGGGAACCACTTGAGCCCTCCTGTCCCTCTGGATGTCATAATGTGTTTCAGACACCTTAAGTCTATTGTCATCTAG